Sequence from the Corallococcus sp. EGB genome:
CGCCTGGGCCATGGGGGGCGCCTTGCGAATCAGCGCCCGGCCCTTTGGCTCCAACGCCACCTCCACGCGGCGGGCGTCCTCGTCCGAGCGGCGCCGGCTCACCAGCCCCTGCTCGATGAGCTTCGTGACGACGACGGACACGCTGCTCTGGTGCGTGAGCGTGCGCTCCGCGAGCGCGTTGATGGAGCACGGCCCGGCCTCCGCCAGCTCCTGGAGGATGAACAGCTGGGCGCCGCTGATGCCGACCAGCCGTTCTGAGGCGCGCGTGGAGACCCTCAGCAGGCGTACCAGCCGACGCAATCCATCCATGGCCGAGCGCACCTCGCCGGAGACCTCCGGTGGCGGCGTCCGATTTGTATGGGAGCCCATATATCTGCCCGCAACCTACGGGGCAGGGGGCGCGGGCACAAGCGAAAGCGCTGGGGACGCCTGGCTGCCTGGGAGCGACCGGGGCGGCGGGGGCTCGAGCGGCTCAGTGCACGGAGTGGGGCGCACTCTCCGTTGGAGCGCGGGTGCGGCGTGCGACCGCGAGGCCCGGCCATGGAGCCAGGGCCTCGCGGACCGGCGCTCAGGTGCCGGCGGTGAGGGACTGCTCGGCGGTGGGATGCTCTTCGCTGCACACCTGCGAGGCTTCTTCGGCCTGGCGGGCCTCCGCGTCGGTCACGGAGGCCGTGGGCTCGGAGACGACGCCCCAGGCGCCGCCGCAGGAGGTGTAGCTGGTGTACTCACCACACGTCGTTTCGATCTTGAGCCCGATGTAGCACACGGCGTCGCAATCAGCGGTGCGACAGCCGGAGAAGCTGCACTGGGGCGGCAGGGCAAGGGCCGCCGTGGGGGCCAGCGACACCACAGCGGAGACAGTCAACAGGGTCTTCACCAGCGTGCGCATGCGTGCTCCTCGTGAGAGAACGGCGCGGCCACCGTGAGCCTCTTCCCCAGACAAG
This genomic interval carries:
- a CDS encoding MarR family winged helix-turn-helix transcriptional regulator, translated to MDGLRRLVRLLRVSTRASERLVGISGAQLFILQELAEAGPCSINALAERTLTHQSSVSVVVTKLIEQGLVSRRRSDEDARRVEVALEPKGRALIRKAPPMAQARLISALRGLEPGVRAGLVQGLDAWVRALGLDGDVAPLFFEDEGSRPSRRRKAEEHSDEET